A portion of the Thermomicrobiales bacterium genome contains these proteins:
- a CDS encoding DUF2298 domain-containing protein encodes MMQTLSDFGARADRVVLISREERQSLRQLVGLRHRAVQLSLALLVLVFSLVLVSIATDSIAGASASPRSGEIVADLDHFQTGDPDELMIDEPVQELPVVDDARWSSAWTDRTAVAVVAWVLLLVLLGVAGRPLARSLLGSFPDAGQGFARVFLLLLAAWGVWFAASFELIEFKAIWAWYALLAAAVIGWLMASTGASRTAERPSRRAIGGAEAAFWIVFSLFLVFRFINPDSWHPIWGGEKPMEFAHINALLRSPYFPPFDPWFSGGILNYYYYGEYLVAFLIKLTGIPSEIAFNLAQPTMMGLAASAMYSLAVAVSTRLSRDRVDPLLAGGLGVLIFALIGNLQAAWDLVRSLPEWPVFSFDWTWAASRAIDGGITEFPYFTGLYADLHAHLIALPITLSVLALGFALSTDSASLRRSLPRLVALALCLGSLSAANAWDVPVYAVAAVASIFLWSKRFGNLLVRLLVTIVVSGATGALAYLMFRPFHDHFVALFSEVDRVRAGTDLGQFMLHLGALLGIIGVSMAVSGLLSWSTPKPRWRELAIAVFCLAVTAGIAVQVYRPQLIEFPSGSTGTIVISLIAAGALSMVMLRAGTDAFVAAMAVVIGVIGAAYLVALGWPVLAVGLILAACGFLTFFSFDDRATSYFGLVLAAAGSIVAGVEIVFVVDDLASLEDWYRMNTIFKLYYQVWTLSSLLAAVSLTILISKRSIAITSWSSTPQGFRPTTQWVRSEPTTRNRLAVGACALLIGLSLVYPAVATIPRLEQRFEGHPEPGTLDALDWMRYGTIESGTGQVVHFDGDLDAIHWFQEHVRGTPVIAEASIGPYRGNGSRFAIALGLPTVLGWDRHEQQQRYYPEIAQRDADVRDLYNSDSIERKQQIIDTYGIEYIIVGDVERKSGLPSSPATPYASAEGIAALESMVGQGLEVAFESDGTTVYRVVSPLGADAGDRPEIVGRSPELVSSRYLVSVSTSRV; translated from the coding sequence ATGATGCAGACTCTATCCGATTTCGGCGCTCGCGCCGATCGAGTTGTCTTGATCTCTCGTGAGGAGCGGCAATCTCTGCGCCAGCTAGTTGGTCTACGACACCGCGCCGTGCAATTGTCGCTTGCGCTGCTGGTGCTGGTTTTTTCTCTGGTTCTGGTGTCCATTGCCACCGATTCGATCGCGGGTGCGTCCGCATCGCCGCGATCGGGTGAAATCGTTGCCGATCTCGACCATTTCCAAACGGGAGACCCAGACGAGCTGATGATCGACGAGCCGGTGCAAGAGCTGCCGGTTGTCGACGACGCCCGCTGGTCAAGTGCATGGACGGACCGCACCGCGGTCGCCGTCGTTGCCTGGGTGCTCCTGCTCGTTCTTCTTGGCGTTGCCGGTCGACCATTGGCCCGGTCACTGCTGGGATCGTTCCCCGATGCCGGTCAGGGATTTGCCCGGGTGTTTCTGCTGCTCCTGGCCGCGTGGGGCGTCTGGTTTGCGGCATCGTTCGAGCTGATCGAGTTCAAAGCCATCTGGGCCTGGTATGCCCTGCTTGCGGCAGCCGTCATCGGTTGGTTGATGGCGTCGACCGGCGCTTCGAGGACAGCGGAGCGACCGTCCAGAAGAGCGATCGGCGGGGCGGAAGCTGCATTCTGGATCGTGTTCTCGCTGTTTCTCGTCTTTCGATTCATCAATCCCGATTCCTGGCACCCGATCTGGGGTGGCGAGAAACCGATGGAGTTTGCGCATATCAATGCGCTCCTGCGCTCTCCCTACTTCCCTCCATTCGATCCCTGGTTTTCGGGCGGCATCCTCAACTACTACTACTATGGCGAGTATCTCGTCGCGTTTCTCATCAAACTGACTGGAATACCCTCCGAGATTGCATTCAACCTCGCGCAGCCGACCATGATGGGCCTGGCCGCATCGGCCATGTACAGCCTGGCCGTGGCAGTTTCCACTCGTCTCAGCCGCGATCGGGTCGACCCGTTGCTGGCTGGCGGTCTGGGAGTGCTCATTTTTGCGTTGATCGGCAACCTGCAGGCGGCATGGGACCTGGTGCGGTCGCTTCCCGAATGGCCAGTCTTCAGCTTCGACTGGACATGGGCGGCCAGCCGCGCGATCGACGGCGGCATTACTGAGTTCCCCTACTTCACCGGACTCTACGCTGACTTGCATGCGCACCTGATTGCGTTGCCGATCACCCTCTCGGTGCTTGCGCTGGGATTCGCGTTGTCCACGGACAGCGCCTCACTCAGACGGAGCCTGCCGAGGTTGGTCGCGCTCGCGCTCTGTCTTGGTTCGCTCAGTGCGGCAAACGCCTGGGACGTGCCGGTCTATGCCGTCGCAGCGGTTGCCTCGATCTTCCTGTGGAGCAAGCGATTCGGCAATCTCCTGGTCCGCTTGTTGGTCACGATTGTGGTCTCCGGGGCGACGGGAGCACTGGCGTATCTGATGTTCCGGCCATTTCACGATCACTTTGTGGCGCTGTTCAGTGAAGTCGACCGGGTCAGGGCAGGCACCGATCTCGGGCAGTTCATGCTTCATCTGGGGGCGCTGCTCGGTATCATCGGTGTTTCGATGGCGGTGTCCGGGCTGCTTTCATGGTCGACACCTAAGCCAAGGTGGCGTGAACTGGCCATCGCGGTTTTCTGCCTGGCGGTGACCGCAGGGATTGCGGTGCAGGTGTATCGACCACAACTCATCGAGTTTCCCTCCGGCTCCACCGGGACGATCGTCATCTCGCTGATCGCGGCGGGCGCATTGTCCATGGTCATGCTCAGGGCCGGGACCGATGCATTCGTGGCCGCCATGGCAGTTGTCATTGGTGTCATTGGGGCGGCATATCTGGTCGCTCTGGGATGGCCCGTTCTGGCGGTCGGCCTCATTCTGGCGGCCTGCGGATTCCTGACGTTCTTCTCATTCGACGATCGCGCGACGTCGTACTTTGGTCTGGTGCTTGCCGCGGCTGGATCCATCGTCGCAGGGGTAGAGATCGTTTTCGTGGTGGACGATCTTGCGAGCCTGGAAGACTGGTATCGCATGAACACGATCTTCAAGCTCTATTACCAGGTTTGGACGCTCTCGAGCCTCCTGGCGGCCGTCTCCTTGACTATCCTGATCTCGAAACGCAGCATCGCGATCACCTCATGGAGTTCCACCCCACAGGGATTTCGGCCAACAACACAGTGGGTTCGTTCCGAACCGACGACCCGCAACCGGCTGGCCGTGGGGGCTTGCGCGCTGCTCATTGGACTTTCGCTGGTCTACCCTGCTGTTGCGACGATTCCGCGGCTCGAACAGCGGTTCGAGGGGCATCCGGAACCGGGCACGCTCGATGCGTTGGATTGGATGCGATATGGCACGATCGAAAGCGGCACCGGTCAGGTCGTCCATTTCGATGGAGATCTGGACGCCATTCACTGGTTCCAGGAACACGTGCGCGGCACACCGGTGATCGCCGAGGCGAGTATTGGTCCCTACCGAGGCAACGGTTCCCGCTTTGCGATCGCGCTCGGATTGCCGACTGTACTGGGATGGGATCGGCATGAACAGCAGCAACGGTACTACCCGGAGATCGCTCAACGGGACGCAGATGTGCGCGATCTCTACAACTCGGACAGTATCGAGCGCAAGCAGCAGATCATCGATACCTACGGGATCGAATACATCATCGTCGGCGACGTCGAACGCAAGTCCGGCTTGCCTTCGAGTCCGGCGACGCCATATGCCTCTGCGGAAGGCATCGCCGCGCTCGAGTCGATGGTCGGTCAAGGACTCGAAGTCGCGTTCGAATCCGACGGGACGACCGTCTATCGGGTTGTTTCACCGCTCGGTGCAGATGCAGGGGACCGGCCCGAAATCGTCGGTCGAAGTCCTGAGCTCGTTTCGAGCCGCTATCTTGTGTCGGTTTCGACGAGCCGAGTTTGA
- a CDS encoding prephenate dehydrogenase/arogenate dehydrogenase family protein, producing the protein MQRIAIVGLGLIGSSIGIGLRRWSAENVRGGQPALDVIGFDSNLDRQSEAKKIGAVDRTEWELRKVVENADLIVLAAPVLALKEIMGDIAPLLKHGAAVTDVASTKSEVLSWANTLLPRTVSFIGGHPMAGKETSIEGADGDLFRGATWCICPSVQATDDSIRTVLGMVNALGGEPYFVDPAEHDAYVAGISHLPFVASTALMNALSADPSWRDMKTLTAGGFRDMTRLASGSPEMHRDVVMTNKAAVQRWLDAYVNELQDFQTKLASSDETVSEELLAYFTNGRDRRAEWAVQTSREAELLGGTGNDGEGDGFSGQMGRMLFGGFMRKPRVQKDQNAKTPAQ; encoded by the coding sequence ATGCAACGAATCGCAATCGTAGGGCTTGGCCTTATTGGCAGCTCGATTGGAATTGGACTTCGCCGATGGTCGGCCGAGAATGTTCGCGGCGGCCAACCGGCGCTCGATGTGATCGGTTTCGACTCGAATCTGGACCGGCAGAGTGAGGCCAAGAAGATCGGCGCCGTCGATCGCACCGAATGGGAGCTGCGCAAAGTCGTCGAAAACGCGGATCTGATCGTCCTTGCCGCACCAGTGCTGGCGCTCAAGGAGATCATGGGCGATATAGCCCCGCTCCTGAAGCATGGCGCCGCTGTCACCGACGTCGCCTCGACCAAATCAGAAGTGCTCAGTTGGGCAAACACCCTGCTTCCGCGCACGGTCAGTTTCATTGGTGGTCACCCGATGGCTGGCAAAGAAACCAGCATCGAGGGCGCCGATGGCGATCTTTTCCGGGGAGCGACCTGGTGCATCTGCCCGTCGGTGCAGGCAACCGACGATTCGATCCGGACCGTGCTCGGCATGGTCAATGCGCTCGGCGGGGAGCCCTACTTCGTCGACCCCGCCGAACATGACGCCTACGTTGCGGGCATCAGCCATTTGCCGTTCGTTGCATCGACTGCGCTGATGAATGCGCTCTCTGCCGATCCATCGTGGCGGGATATGAAGACGCTCACGGCCGGCGGCTTTCGCGACATGACGCGTTTGGCGAGCGGAAGTCCGGAAATGCATCGGGACGTGGTCATGACCAACAAGGCAGCAGTCCAGCGATGGCTGGATGCCTATGTCAACGAGCTTCAGGATTTCCAGACCAAGCTTGCCTCGTCTGACGAAACGGTGAGCGAGGAACTGCTGGCGTATTTCACAAACGGACGCGATCGACGCGCCGAATGGGCCGTGCAAACTTCACGCGAGGCTGAGTTGCTCGGCGGAACCGGAAACGATGGAGAAGGAGATGGATTCTCCGGGCAGATGGGGCGCATGCTCTTCGGCGGGTTCATGCGCAAACCGCGTGTGCAGAAGGACCAGAACGCCAAGACTCCAGCCCAGTAA
- a CDS encoding SH3 domain-containing protein, with protein sequence MSSRLRQHSRRSGLAVGLTMAAAIAICILSSAWLFGRIEPYVSDFTGYEQNTPVPAVAAASDAEETQAPDFGDDDEQEEPSATEAPAATEPSGGQPTVAPAQTATTTTFLQTHESNPDFTVNFRPGPSIDSGEPVATLDPGTPLQYLDEQTTGDDGSIWLRMKTESGLEGWLREVDTVETS encoded by the coding sequence TTGTCCAGTCGCCTCCGGCAGCACTCACGCCGTTCGGGGCTGGCCGTCGGCTTGACCATGGCCGCTGCCATCGCTATCTGCATCCTTTCGTCCGCGTGGCTCTTCGGGCGCATCGAACCGTACGTCTCCGACTTCACGGGATACGAGCAGAACACCCCTGTGCCGGCAGTTGCGGCCGCGAGCGATGCGGAGGAAACGCAGGCTCCCGATTTTGGCGACGATGATGAACAGGAGGAGCCATCTGCTACCGAAGCGCCCGCGGCAACGGAGCCTTCTGGTGGACAACCAACCGTGGCGCCAGCCCAGACTGCAACCACAACGACGTTCCTGCAGACGCACGAGTCGAATCCGGATTTCACAGTCAATTTCCGGCCAGGCCCGAGCATTGATTCCGGAGAACCAGTCGCTACACTTGATCCAGGCACGCCGTTGCAGTATCTCGACGAGCAGACGACCGGCGATGACGGATCGATTTGGCTTCGCATGAAAACCGAGAGCGGCCTCGAAGGATGGCTGCGCGAAGTCGATACCGTCGAGACCAGCTAG
- a CDS encoding NADH-ubiquinone oxidoreductase-F iron-sulfur binding region domain-containing protein: MAQPTSDLPRLTSRKAFDEYKARAVEKWEAIWNGDKTVVSVGVGSSSIPIGALEVLAAFEAIAEKENLHVRKTGVDGADWTDVQVRVKRKGEPAVVYRNVEPSDAKGIIDGKHRSKIIGVEGDEEFDGHKPLNTLPFYKYQQRIVLQDVGVIDPDSIEEAIARGAYMGLYRALFELSPEEVIAEVTTANVRGRGGAGFPAGIKWESGRKARVTPKFVTCNSHEGEPNVYKDRRIHEGDPHRVLEGILIACVAVGAERGYNYVGGEYPLAIQRFRKAVNDATALGLVGRDMLGSGKNVAFRLRTGGGAYVCGEGSAMMYSIMGVRGQPRTKPPRSVEEGLWKRPTVANNTETLSNMRDIVVKGGEWYAQFGTEGSKGTKLMTVQGPMKTMGLVEVPMGINFKTLIDEVWGGMRDGYKFKGIQTGGVSAGPLRYDQLDVPVDFDSLTAMGGMLGSGGFVVFDESVCAVDFARYLTAFNRVESCSKCVPCARGNPTLVETVDRIRFGRGSQSDLALLQRTSKHVIELSLCGLGQVAPMPLLGMMQQYPEEFQAHIDGVCPCGVCPVSAQATVDAMAAD, from the coding sequence ATGGCGCAACCAACCTCCGATCTCCCTCGCTTGACGTCCAGGAAGGCGTTCGACGAATACAAAGCTCGCGCAGTCGAGAAATGGGAAGCCATCTGGAACGGCGACAAGACGGTCGTTTCGGTTGGCGTTGGCAGTTCGTCGATCCCCATAGGCGCCCTGGAGGTGCTGGCCGCGTTCGAGGCGATCGCTGAGAAAGAGAATCTGCACGTCCGCAAGACCGGCGTAGACGGGGCGGACTGGACCGATGTCCAGGTGCGCGTCAAGCGCAAGGGCGAGCCCGCGGTGGTCTATCGCAATGTCGAGCCGAGTGACGCCAAGGGCATCATCGACGGCAAGCATCGCAGCAAGATCATCGGTGTCGAAGGCGACGAAGAGTTCGACGGTCACAAGCCGCTGAACACCCTTCCCTTCTACAAGTATCAGCAGCGAATCGTGCTGCAGGACGTTGGGGTCATCGACCCTGATTCGATCGAGGAAGCGATTGCGCGTGGCGCATACATGGGGCTTTACCGCGCGCTCTTTGAGCTTTCCCCTGAGGAAGTCATCGCCGAGGTCACAACCGCGAATGTGCGCGGCCGGGGCGGCGCCGGGTTCCCTGCCGGAATCAAGTGGGAAAGCGGCCGCAAGGCACGTGTCACACCCAAGTTCGTTACCTGCAATTCCCACGAGGGCGAGCCGAACGTCTACAAGGACCGGCGCATCCACGAGGGCGATCCGCACCGTGTGCTGGAAGGAATCCTGATCGCATGCGTCGCGGTGGGAGCGGAGCGCGGCTACAACTACGTTGGTGGTGAGTATCCGCTCGCAATTCAGCGCTTCCGAAAAGCCGTGAACGACGCGACCGCGCTGGGCTTGGTTGGGCGTGACATGCTTGGTTCAGGCAAGAACGTCGCCTTCCGGCTGCGCACCGGAGGCGGCGCGTACGTCTGCGGCGAGGGCTCGGCCATGATGTATTCCATCATGGGTGTACGTGGCCAACCGCGCACCAAGCCGCCGCGCTCGGTGGAAGAAGGACTTTGGAAGCGCCCAACAGTTGCAAACAACACGGAAACCCTCAGCAACATGCGTGACATCGTCGTCAAAGGCGGCGAGTGGTACGCGCAATTCGGCACCGAAGGCTCCAAGGGCACCAAGCTGATGACCGTCCAGGGTCCCATGAAGACCATGGGATTGGTGGAAGTGCCGATGGGGATCAACTTCAAGACCCTGATCGATGAGGTCTGGGGCGGGATGCGCGACGGTTACAAGTTCAAGGGGATCCAGACCGGAGGCGTCTCGGCAGGCCCGCTGCGCTATGACCAGCTCGATGTGCCGGTGGACTTCGATTCCTTGACCGCCATGGGCGGTATGCTCGGTTCCGGCGGGTTCGTCGTTTTCGACGAGTCGGTTTGCGCGGTCGACTTTGCCCGCTACCTGACGGCGTTCAATCGCGTCGAGTCGTGTTCGAAATGCGTTCCTTGCGCGCGTGGCAATCCGACGCTGGTCGAAACAGTGGACCGCATCCGCTTCGGACGCGGTTCACAATCAGACCTGGCATTGCTGCAACGCACCTCGAAACATGTGATCGAGCTGTCGCTTTGTGGTCTCGGGCAGGTGGCTCCCATGCCGCTGCTCGGCATGATGCAGCAGTATCCCGAGGAGTTCCAGGCGCACATCGACGGGGTCTGCCCATGCGGGGTCTGCCCAGTTTCAGCCCAGGCGACCGTCGACGCCATGGCCGCCGATTAG
- a CDS encoding NAD(P)H-dependent oxidoreductase subunit E encodes MAEAVHAPATGNGIDLDYVRKLMAHFEPEDWQEGQELILSALQEVNEHFGYVSVEAAEIVAERLGTTINRIYGLLTFYADFRTEPRGKHFMLMCHGMSCYVMGSQQLVQELADKYGIGDGGTTAGGELTVQVVNGCLGVCNQAPVVKLDDRFHGRLTNESFNELVQRVIADNPREQ; translated from the coding sequence GTGGCAGAAGCAGTTCACGCGCCGGCAACCGGCAACGGAATCGATCTCGATTACGTTCGAAAGCTGATGGCTCATTTCGAGCCCGAAGATTGGCAGGAGGGGCAGGAGCTCATCCTGAGCGCACTGCAGGAAGTCAACGAGCATTTCGGGTACGTTTCGGTGGAAGCTGCCGAGATCGTAGCCGAGCGGCTCGGGACGACCATCAACCGGATTTACGGGCTGCTCACCTTCTATGCCGACTTCCGAACCGAACCCCGCGGCAAACATTTCATGCTCATGTGCCACGGGATGTCCTGCTACGTCATGGGGTCCCAGCAACTCGTTCAGGAACTGGCCGACAAGTACGGTATCGGCGACGGTGGAACCACCGCCGGCGGCGAGCTCACGGTCCAGGTCGTGAACGGATGCCTCGGAGTCTGCAACCAGGCTCCGGTGGTGAAGCTGGATGACCGCTTCCACGGACGCCTGACCAACGAGTCCTTCAACGAGCTCGTGCAGCGAGTGATCGCGGACAACCCGCGGGAGCAATAG
- a CDS encoding bifunctional nuclease family protein has protein sequence MIEIVVKSIRFNRITNNRVVLLQELAGERYLPIWIGEFEAHAIAMELQGVESPRPLPYDLMRSMLAELRGSIDHVIVSDLSMDVFYARVVVTVDGRTIELDSRPSDAIALAVRSGASIYVDESVMDRAGVSLDDEDADLESDQHPQRLTERRSEPRPDDENLSIFREFINTLDSDDFERGRGD, from the coding sequence ATGATCGAAATCGTCGTCAAGAGCATCCGCTTCAATCGCATTACAAACAACCGCGTCGTGTTGCTCCAGGAACTGGCGGGCGAGCGCTATCTCCCAATCTGGATCGGAGAGTTCGAAGCGCACGCCATTGCCATGGAACTGCAAGGCGTCGAATCTCCCAGACCGCTCCCCTATGACCTCATGCGCTCGATGTTGGCCGAATTGCGTGGCTCGATCGACCATGTGATCGTCAGCGATCTCTCGATGGATGTCTTCTACGCACGGGTGGTGGTAACCGTCGATGGCCGAACCATCGAGCTCGATTCCCGGCCGAGCGATGCGATCGCGCTTGCAGTGCGAAGCGGAGCCTCCATTTATGTCGACGAGTCGGTCATGGATCGCGCGGGAGTCAGCCTGGACGACGAAGATGCTGACCTCGAGTCCGATCAACATCCGCAACGTCTGACCGAGCGTCGAAGCGAACCGCGGCCAGACGACGAGAACCTTTCGATCTTTCGCGAATTCATCAATACCCTGGATTCCGACGACTTCGAACGAGGTCGCGGAGACTAG
- the lepB gene encoding signal peptidase I, with amino-acid sequence MSSTDDSQFSKSVSTGNTYWSDDPDPALSDAGEPMISTKPAKKQGSAIREIIETALIAVVIFVGVRTLVLNFRVDGSSMLPSLVNGEMLLVNRNAYKSWDLYTLVDWIPGVEHAEAKELTLFDGPNRGDVIVFNPPVTSEKPYIKRVIGLPGDTVEIKDGGVWVNGIELDETYLHGDTTDCQPRACDPVVVPEGSVFVLGDNRAHSSDSRYFGTVEISEIVGKAWITYWPIGHIGSVPSADYDELDETSG; translated from the coding sequence ATGAGCTCAACCGACGATTCCCAGTTCTCCAAATCCGTTTCCACTGGCAACACATATTGGTCGGACGATCCGGATCCTGCGCTTTCGGACGCCGGCGAGCCCATGATTTCCACGAAGCCCGCCAAGAAGCAAGGCAGCGCGATCCGCGAGATCATCGAAACCGCGTTGATCGCGGTGGTGATCTTTGTCGGCGTGCGCACGCTGGTCCTGAATTTCAGGGTCGATGGCAGCAGCATGTTGCCCAGCCTGGTCAATGGCGAAATGCTGCTGGTGAACCGCAACGCGTACAAGAGCTGGGACCTTTACACGCTTGTCGACTGGATACCCGGCGTCGAGCATGCAGAGGCCAAGGAGCTCACCCTGTTCGACGGTCCGAACCGTGGCGATGTCATCGTCTTCAATCCGCCCGTTACCTCTGAGAAGCCGTACATCAAGCGGGTCATCGGCTTGCCTGGTGACACCGTCGAGATCAAGGACGGCGGAGTCTGGGTGAACGGGATCGAGTTGGACGAAACGTATCTGCATGGCGACACAACCGACTGCCAACCGCGCGCATGCGATCCGGTGGTGGTTCCAGAGGGGTCCGTCTTCGTCCTCGGCGACAATCGGGCGCATAGCTCTGATTCCCGGTATTTCGGAACCGTCGAAATCTCCGAGATCGTGGGCAAGGCGTGGATCACCTACTGGCCAATCGGGCATATCGGGTCGGTTCCGTCCGCCGACTACGACGAACTGGATGAAACCAGCGGCTAG
- the tatA gene encoding twin-arginine translocase TatA/TatE family subunit has product MPSLGWQELVIVLIIVVIIFGAGKLPEIGGAMGKSIKEFKKESEDPNALPDGTSTTVASTGSTAKSVDTSQVRADEI; this is encoded by the coding sequence ATGCCAAGTCTAGGCTGGCAAGAACTCGTGATCGTGCTGATCATCGTAGTCATCATCTTTGGCGCCGGGAAGCTCCCCGAGATCGGCGGAGCCATGGGAAAGAGCATCAAGGAGTTCAAGAAGGAATCCGAGGATCCGAACGCGCTCCCTGATGGCACCTCGACCACGGTGGCCTCGACTGGCTCGACCGCCAAGTCGGTTGACACCAGCCAGGTTCGCGCCGACGAGATCTAG
- a CDS encoding HEAT repeat domain-containing protein → MTTPTSRETPPSAESGTLAPAIQAIVGGDYSRSRLAALSDLDRARVTYVRAHWLDIPDTERHALMLALAELGDESLEYNFNRVYRIALDDPNPVIRQLALVALWEDEGGDLPPTFVRLLRTDPSDDVRAAAADALSIPFDAIADGQSTVLDKDEMIELFTGIIEDPVESPIVRRRALGAIAAFGADPRISELIRIGLDDEDQAVVAGAVYAMGRTSSAAWLPELIEFMQSEDAELRFESARAAGLLGEIDAVPDLAELVWDQDAEVRTAAIDALGSIGGPAAIRVLRQVEQDDDFEELENVEDALDAALITVNPLERQS, encoded by the coding sequence ATGACTACACCTACATCCCGGGAAACCCCGCCTAGCGCGGAGTCCGGCACACTCGCCCCCGCGATCCAGGCGATCGTCGGGGGCGACTATTCACGTTCCCGGCTTGCTGCGCTCTCCGATTTGGATCGGGCTCGCGTGACATATGTGCGCGCGCACTGGCTCGATATCCCCGACACTGAACGGCATGCCCTCATGCTCGCGCTGGCGGAACTCGGGGACGAATCGCTGGAATACAACTTCAACCGGGTGTATCGAATTGCACTCGATGATCCCAACCCGGTGATTCGGCAATTGGCGCTCGTAGCCCTCTGGGAGGACGAGGGGGGTGACTTGCCGCCCACATTCGTCCGTCTGCTGAGAACCGATCCGTCGGACGATGTGCGCGCCGCCGCAGCCGACGCGCTGTCCATTCCCTTCGATGCGATCGCCGACGGACAGTCGACCGTCCTCGACAAGGACGAGATGATCGAACTGTTCACTGGCATCATCGAAGATCCCGTCGAATCCCCGATCGTACGGCGGCGCGCGCTCGGCGCCATCGCGGCGTTCGGCGCAGATCCTCGGATCTCCGAGCTCATCCGGATCGGTCTCGATGATGAGGATCAAGCAGTCGTTGCGGGGGCGGTATACGCCATGGGGCGGACATCGAGCGCAGCCTGGCTACCCGAGTTGATCGAATTCATGCAAAGCGAGGACGCCGAACTGCGTTTCGAATCGGCCCGAGCCGCGGGACTGTTGGGCGAAATCGACGCCGTCCCAGATCTCGCCGAGCTCGTTTGGGACCAGGACGCTGAAGTGCGCACGGCAGCGATCGATGCGCTGGGCTCGATCGGCGGTCCGGCTGCCATCCGCGTCCTCCGGCAAGTGGAGCAGGACGACGATTTCGAGGAACTCGAGAACGTGGAAGATGCGCTCGATGCGGCGCTGATCACCGTCAACCCACTCGAGCGGCAGTCGTAG
- a CDS encoding peptidoglycan bridge formation glycyltransferase FemA/FemB family protein: MAGASRIESPVVHEPHAWNEALRALDGHLLQSWQWGEFKADHGWRPERIAIGGSEPRAMAQVLYRHKGPVSIGYIPRGPAVAADDLESARLLLDAIDASARKHRALYVMIETDLPIVGFTDRPFPEIETLSYHLQPGRTVKIPLVDDEKLLAGMHQKTRYSVRLAPRKGVIVDRHTGDDRSALDEFYSMLEVTSKRNEFGIHTAEYYRDFMRRFPENAILFIARLDGHPAAGLIAAAFGNDAIYMYGASDTRYRAVGAAFNLQFLAMQWGREQGASHYDMWGIPDVDPPADNEHKDHVPATKGDDWRGLYRFKTGFGGSIVSYPAAVQRSYHRRLGELADRMIGRSQ; encoded by the coding sequence GTGGCGGGCGCATCCAGGATCGAATCGCCGGTCGTGCATGAGCCGCACGCCTGGAACGAGGCGCTGCGTGCGCTCGACGGTCACCTGTTGCAGTCGTGGCAGTGGGGCGAGTTCAAGGCTGACCACGGATGGAGGCCCGAGCGAATCGCTATCGGGGGCAGCGAGCCCCGCGCGATGGCTCAAGTGCTTTATCGACACAAGGGACCGGTCAGCATTGGATATATCCCGCGAGGTCCGGCGGTAGCGGCAGATGATCTCGAAAGCGCCCGTTTATTGCTCGACGCCATCGACGCAAGCGCCCGCAAGCACCGCGCGCTCTATGTCATGATCGAGACCGACTTGCCAATCGTCGGTTTCACCGATCGTCCGTTTCCGGAAATCGAAACTCTTTCCTACCACCTGCAGCCGGGTCGAACGGTCAAGATTCCACTGGTCGACGACGAGAAGCTGTTGGCCGGCATGCATCAGAAGACGCGCTACAGCGTCCGCCTCGCGCCCCGCAAAGGCGTAATCGTCGATCGGCACACCGGAGACGATCGGTCCGCCCTCGACGAGTTCTATTCGATGCTCGAAGTGACATCGAAGCGCAATGAGTTTGGCATTCATACGGCCGAGTATTACCGTGACTTCATGCGCAGGTTTCCAGAGAACGCCATCCTGTTCATTGCGCGTCTCGATGGTCATCCGGCGGCTGGCCTTATCGCCGCCGCGTTTGGAAACGATGCCATCTACATGTACGGCGCCTCCGACACCCGGTATCGAGCGGTTGGCGCGGCATTCAATCTCCAGTTCCTCGCCATGCAATGGGGCCGCGAGCAAGGCGCTTCGCACTATGACATGTGGGGAATCCCCGATGTCGATCCGCCAGCCGACAACGAACACAAGGACCATGTTCCAGCGACCAAGGGCGACGATTGGCGCGGCCTCTATCGATTCAAGACCGGCTTTGGCGGCTCCATCGTCTCCTATCCTGCTGCCGTGCAGCGATCGTATCATCGCCGCCTGGGCGAACTCGCCGATCGGATGATTGGTCGATCGCAATGA